The sequence agaaaaagtatgATAAGTATAAGTCTATAAATTTACACATTTATGTATCTTTATACTTAGTTTTTGTAGgagaatttgatttaaaaaggatttattactttattttctcaattttcaattttcaacttgatttaaaaagaatttgataCAACTTTTACAAGATCATGCACAAAATCATGCATTTTGCAATGGATAATCACATTATAGTCATCCTTTGTAACATCTTGAAAAATGAGTTCTCCAATAGAATATTAGAACATTCATTTCCTATGTCCTCCTTCTCTAAATTACTTCTGTTAGGAGAAGGGTAAAGCAATCCTTGAGCCATCCAAAGGTTGATCAAGTCATCCTTTTCAATtgttgtaacaccccgactccaaatttaatcccttatttaattatttaagggaaactacaaatttacccttaaggtaggggtattttggtcattttcttacctTGAGAGAGTTTAGAGCAGTGACTAGTATTTTTagataggtcgtactgagacgagttcatagacacgtggtgggctcgaatcggagttgtaacgagagagatatggtcaaaggaagcccagtggcacaatcgtaattatttcaaaataggatttttatgaaaaatcagattctctctctctctctctctctctctctctctctctctctctctctccccgtcGGTCTCTCTCTATCTTCGAAACCTcggccaccggccacggctgtggacagggccggtaccaaaataACTGGGGCGTCATCCTCTTCCAGCCCCAGCCGACTCCCGCCTCTAGCCGCCGTGGTTTCGccgaaaaatggagaagaagcggccggTGTCGTCCGATCTTCGACGCCGTCGATCTCCCACCTCCGGCCACCGATTCCGACTAgcgaggtatggtttctcacctacttttcatgctctagctgcctgttggatAGAATTGGATCAATTCTTAGCGTAGCCACcatcgatctccctcctctgGCTGCCGATTTCGACTAgcgaggtatggtttctcaccaacttttcatgctctagctgcctgttAGGTAGGATTGGATCAATTCTTAGCGTAGCCAATTCGATTCtcgaattgaaattcggccgGTATTCAGGATcgcgattccggccacttccgggaTCGCGTTTCCGGCCACTTTCGGTCAGTTTTTAGgataggtccaagaacaaaagtgactctaAATAGGGCGTTATACATAGGGTAGGATTTTGGAGCcgtgattttgagattttccagcgatgcgtaatcgctttggacacccaacgCTGCCGGCGCATGTGGCgggtgggcgagggtagtgaagttgcATTAtgtctcgatgagatccttaggttgtcacgagtgcataggatttcgcggatctcaatttggacgtcgtttgactatcgaacggatatcgcatATTGCTCGTTATCCGAGTTAGATAGGTTAGGACTGTTGGATGgtctcaaatttaatatatgttaatctaggtatttctaggatcgtgtaggaattattcacggatcatgaatcggagccccagatgttccgatttaataatttaaagtttatgttttataataACCATCAGATCGTGTgatcgtgagcgatctgaccgtccgatctgaaccaaacttgtaggacgagtgtcctataccttgcagaacccataggaactttcggatcagaatttggaggtcgtggtcctCGTGGGCCCgcttgaccagggttagggtagtttaaCCCTTGGTTGACAGTGAGTCTCCCGAAGtatctcaccttcccaggggATTATCAGGTActagactattgttgaggtcaacacaatattagaattaatatatatgttggtataagggtacaaaagagtctagaatgtcagtttgaagtgctatacgcactaccttaggcACATCCCTGGATTTTGGTTACACTACAAGTACCTCCttgtgaaagttaggtcccacgtggcgtaggttatccggcgtgcggACAGACCCTATACGTgacgttggttgtaccggggtatagggagatattgtgatatgatgttcaggtctcgcgtggcgtaggttatccggcgttgagacaaaCCCCATACGTGGCTTTGGTTGTActggcgtatggggagatattgtgatattatgttgaggtcgctcgtggcgtaggttatccggcgtgtcggcagaccccatacgtggcgttggttgtaccggcgtatagggagatatgtgatatgatgtgtAGGTCtggcgtggcgtaggttatctgGAGTTGAGACAGGctccatacgtggcgttggttgtatcggcgtatggggagatattgatagtatggcatggtcgcacgtggcgtaggttatccggcgtgttgacaggccccatacgtggcgttggttgtaccggcgtatgagGAGATTGTGTGAAATACAGAGGAATGAAATAAGGTATTGCCTATgtgtggaattaggttttatggaagaactacgtgtggcttgatccctcaagaagggtacgtaggcagcctaaggttattaggtgcagccgctgAGTAAATGTTAGTCATTATGGAGATTGGTTCGGACCTTGTTGTTGGTCCTGAAATTGAGGTGAAAatgtgattgtgttaggaggttaaaacctcatatgttgaaatttaatagtcataatttatattttgaatttatcatTTGCCTTGCTTAAGGcatgaattgatttgttaGCATGCTTCGTAGTTGAGAATTATtagaaggccgaaggccatttatgtgaattgcatgaaattatattgtgcatgctgccagttgtggATGTTAAATgcgtttttatgcaggttgaaattttggaaaatgtccaatttttaagggagactctgccgaaatttgggcagaaagtctcgatctttagtaagtgggcccgacatCAGGGTGATGTCTGGAATTCAACAGGATTCGCCTcggattttgggaaattcggggcgggtcctttcaatTGTCAAACCTGTTGTTGAACATTGAGCAATATGCAAAGGATTGCTTCAAAGATGTTGATTTTAATTCATCAAAACTCAACGTCAAAACCGATATTATtcttttgtcttcttcttgtaAATCTCATACTGTACTTTTTTGAATTGACCGCCATACATCACTCTTTTTGAAGCTCATCATACTTCCTAAAACCTATTGGTACATGAGTTTGAAtcacaattaaattataatagggTAAAATAACAATGCAAATACCTCATGAATCAATAGGGTGTGTATATTTACCACCCAATAAAATAATCTGGCATTTTCCACGTAAACTTCAACTTTGGTGCAAATTTGCCACCGCAGTCAATTGCGCCACACCCCCTCTTTTACCTCCCCGCGAATCCCTTAGCCCACTCTCCTGGCTCTATCTTTCTTATGTTCTCTCAGTAGTAGAGATTAGATTATGCATCTCGTTCTAATATTGTATTTCTTTGAATTCTTGCAAAAGTAGAAGTGACATAGtacagaaaaataatgaaaaagagaGTATATTGTGAGCAGAGAATTGAGAAATAGGCAGGGGGATTTTGTTCTCAGGCTGTGGGTGATTCAGGGGCCAGTCGTGGGTGAGTAGAGAATGGGGAGCTGCAATGGGGTGGGATGGGCATAGTTTAAAATACAGAGGATATTATCGTTTTTTCGGGTCACAGATATTTCGGAACGTTTCCatgtacatatcgtataaatatcgataatatcggaaaatatcgatgtcgataatttcgctacttcagcaatattttgttaaaatatcattataatatcgaaaatattGACGTAAtggaataataataataataataacacaAAGCACACATGCAAAGGGGATTCAAACCCCTGCCATTTCACTCCTCTAACGTCTTAACCACCAtgttgcttatgtttttgtgataatacgCAAAGAgaaactctatgtggtactaagtcactcatgtatcttgccatgcaatgtataaagtataaaatattgtagtaaatcgttatatataaatgattatggtgtgtttaatcttttttcattaattactaaatattttctacactcataGTGTTTGTAAGCTCGCtacataatcaacttaaattagttaaacccatcatgcaatgcaatgcatttccttccaattttttgtgataaactaatagataattgactaaataaacatcctccaaattttcaataaaaaaatttcaacttattcaatttttatctatatcgataatatcttgatatttccatcaaaattttcGTGTTTTTAGACTACCGATTTTTCcgatatcatcgatattttagaccttggaGATgggttattttgtttttctttttaattagtattttttttctttttggtctttcataaaatttttgaaaacaaattatagGGATAAAATTGGAACTGTAACATGAAATGGGttgtaaacaaaattttaaggtgtcttttgaaatttttaaaagaaaaatcgaCGAAAGTTAATGAATTATGTGGCACATTAACATCAACCTTGTTTGATTCACGGAAAGGATATGATGGGAAATAATTTctcatttcttttcttaagggatgaaaaataaaatttccgTTTCCCATGTGATAATGCTAGTAAAGTAATCAGGAAATActactttatttcatttcctatgtttggtttgtgtagGAATGTAAATCAAAgtttgtttaaattttcaattatacccatattaaatcaagtATCCCGAGCCTCTGCATTTGGAGTCCACATTTTTACTCGTATTTAGCTTTATATCGGTCAATTATGGTTGGAAACATCTCTCCTCATATTTATTTGAggattccaatggatgaatagataatcaaactcaaaataaaatagtcaAATACTTTTAcgtaaaattaattaattttaaaaaataagccATGAACCCAAACAAAGGAAGCACAAtataaactaataataaaaataaagagaagctcAAATTCTCTATTTTCCTCATCATGGGTccccagagagagagagagaaaaagggggaggggagagagagacttGAGTTAACAGCACGACTAATGTTagttttggaaaataaaaaattaaattttatcatAACTGACATGTTATATTTTAagttgttgtattgttgtaatGGTCGAGATAAAGCTAAATGTGGGTAAATGTGTGAATTCTAAATACAGAGATTTGGAACTCTTAAATAAATAGTACTattaaacgaaccctaaaattaattgagtacactCTATGATCTAAGTAtaccctaatattttaattaaaatgtaaaattaactaagtacaccctataaAACTACTAAAAATACTCTTGATACATCCTAATACTtgtagcattattttatagttgatttttatcttgatttttttaatagtgtttATAAATCTTTGACTTTTCATATAGATTTATGTTTCTACTAAAACTGTTGAcactttttttgcaattttaagTTCTTGCAATCACCACATCTTTCGTTAAAAACACAATAGAACAAGCAATCTCTTGATTATGGTTGAATATGGTTAGTATGgtataattattaaaattatatttgtttcacaatttcatatatctttttttgtcattttatattatgataaatcagtaattcaatatatatttttataatagtatatactcagttaattttaaagttCGTTTAACAACactctaaataaaataaaaaagagatatttagtcaaatacccattcttagcactaaaactataaataaaccctacactatttaatttctataaacataccccaaaaaaacccaaaaaaataatagctggccctattgaatttaattttaattattaaattactttgataccccattgagtgttttgggctgttttatgaggtttttgggttgggtttgttttaagaaatcaatggcagttttgtaatttaaaagaagttaaaagccttattgttatgttgtaaatgggttttgggtgtgtttctaaagtccatttcatatagggtttttttataatttaggctccaatattgggtattatagtgaatctcccaataAAAAATACTGCATTTAATGCGCCACCAAATGTAAAGCCTGGGTGATAGGTTGTCAGAGTAAATGCGCACAATCTTGAGTCTCTCATGAAACTTATGTCTGCAAACTGGAGGCCCGAAGGCCCAAATAAAAACCCGAACTAAGCTGAAAAAAATCTGGGCCTCGTGCCCAATACGTTTTCTGGACCTGATTTAAGTTTATGTTCggttattattttgattcttTAAGGGCTTTaccattttcttattttggggtttaattattttaaaagaaaagtttttttctttcctcttttttccaaaattttatttctttcttggtcAATGACAATAAGTATGCTGTAGTAGTCATGCATGACTCGGTCAAGTAAAATTTTGTGCCATCTATTTTCTTTATCTTATTTCAACGGTcatctttataaaaataaaataacatttaaAGTTATTTGATCGACATCCAATCCaacaaatagaaaacatgTAATGCAGCATCTATATGTTCATAACAATCCAAGATTGCCAAAgcaaaatgcaagaaacaatGATGAGAATAAATTAGCAAAGGCACAACtataaaacaaagaagacaAAAGGTTCTTCCAAATGTTAAACCATAATCTATTTTCTCTCAACAGGGAATTCTAAGCCACCCAAATGATCAGATTCAGgagagaaatttttataaagcCTATAGAGAGAAAGtgtgcccaaaaaaaaaactcaaaatcctgcAGTGTTGAAGTTTGCTTGATCGGATtcttgataataaaaaattgttccGCAAAACTGAATCTCCCAAGGAACCTGATAATAGAGATTTGAAAGACAATCAGAAAGATACATTAATGACCCTCCCTGTTTCCAAACAAGAAGTGCAAATTTAGTTCTTGACGAATAAAGCAACACGAAAACAAGCCGAAGGCCATGCATACCTTTCAGTTGCAGAGCCGTTAAAAGCTTTCCTCGCATGGCATCACCTTCCAAGGATTGAGCTGATTGGGAAACTGCCACAATTGGTTGAATGTCTCCATCACCTTCCTACTCTGTTATTTtggttataaaaaaaaacaatgaaataataagaaaaaaggcTAGAAAAGAAATGCAAAATTGGAAGCTAAAATTTGGAGAAAGTTTGACAAAAACTCATCagaaaatcttcaaaattataaaaattaatctTTGATTGATACGAAGCAAAAGCAGAAGctgtataaagaaaaagtacACACTCTAATCTAATAGATGCTGATGCATAAGCTGATAAGGAAAAGATACAACAAGGCTGGGGAAGAGTACAAGTATAATAATGCACTGAAAATTGGGAATTGCTTGTACCTTATAATTacaatgaaattaattttccaGAAACATAGCTTCTTCAATCTGCACCCCCTGATCAACACCTGTCCCTCTACCCACTGATCAAAAACAACTTTGGTCAATGCTGCTtgtggaaagaaaaaatgatcCCTGAGTTCTATTTACATGTGGAGGTATAAATCATCCCTGAGTTCTATATGGTGTGTATGTGGATGTATTGAATGTGGAGAACACTTGAGtttagtttaatttgttttggttttcataTCTTTATTTGAAGTATTGAATGATTAAACTAAAATGCGAATAGAAGATAACAACCTAATTAATGATAAGTGAGAATGAATCGCACAAACATTTTTTCTTAGCGGTTTACATGATTAAACAAGTCAAATGGGAGGTAAAATGAACACTAAGTTAGATAGGGCTTCTCTAGTAGGCCTAGTCCCAtatgtaattttgtttagttaTGTTCGGGCTTAGCCCCCAATTCACCAAAAgaagattattattattttttttgtttttaaaataaaaaaaagtaaaaagaagaaaataatttatttcagaatcaaagaaaataaataagaaaatagaaaaacttaCAGTCGACAATTGGAATATGTGAAATCTTTGGCCATTCTGGGCCCCTGTCTTTATTGCATCTCTTTTCCAGAAGAGGACAATTATTAATCCATATGTACTGTAATTTCGCGAGACATTTCATAGCTTCAAGTGTAGGTAGATACATCAGATTCTTGCACCGCAATATATATAGGTACTCAAGAGATGCAAGATTTCTCAACCACTCTGGAAGAGCCTCCATGCCGTCGAAGGATTGTATTGACAAATAAGTTAGAGAAGTGAAGTGTTGAACTTGTTCAGGCAGAGACTTGAGCTTCGGCCATCCGTACAAGTTTAATATTTCAAGTTGTGGAATAACCTGAAAAGCAGGAAATGAATCGAGCTCTTTCCAAAACCCACCAATTGACAATTCCTTTAAGCGGGTGAGGGATGCTGCAAACGCACTTGGGGGTACATCTTTTAATCCATCACAGTTATAGATCTGCAACTGACGGAGTTGTGTGAGGCTGTCTAAACTTGGAATAGCTTCAAGATTTGGGCAATAGATAATAGACAAGTGCTCAAGAGAGGTACAATGTTGTAACCCACTCGGTAGGCTTGATAATTCATCACAATTCCAAATCTGTAATTTGCGGAGAGATGGAAGCCCATGTGTGATTGGAATGGATGTTATTTTGGAGCATTTCTCTATTTTCAACATTTGAAGAGAGGTGTAGCATTCTAGCCCCTCAGGTAGAATACATAACTCAAGACACTTGAGAATAGGAAATTTGCAGAGAGATGCGACACCCTGTGTAACTGGGATGCACTCCAGACTTTGACAATCCATTATAATCAACTTCTTAAGGGAGAGCAGAGTGTGTAGCCCATCAGGCAAAGTCCTAAGATTAGGACACCATAAAATACTCAATGACTCGAGAGATGCACAACAACCAAATACATCCGCAGCAATACAAGTTAAATCTGGGCACCTCTGTATCTCCAAATATGAAAgatttttgttgttctttAACATGCCTTCCGGCAGAGAAGCAAGTTCCTTCGTCGTCGTTATTGTGAGATGAGTAAGAGTGGTGAGCTGAGTGCTTATATTAGCTATCGGCATGCCGCTACCCATGGAATGTATTGTTAACTTTTGGAGACATGGAAAATGAGTAGGAGCACTTTTCAATTGAATACAATTCCTCAGGAACAGCTCCTCAAGGCGAGGAAATATTGCAGCTTCCGTCCATTCAATTAGGTTCTCTGCATTATCAatacttaattttttcaaggaagaaaacaaatttccACTCATCATCCACGATGGAAATTGATCACTGCTAAAGTTGCAAATCTTCAAAATTCTCAATTCAGAGTGCGGTTTAAGGCCTTCTAGGACATCCCTGTCGTTGTTTATGGCGCTTGACCTGTATTTCCCCCATTCAAACTCTAGTTCGCGTATGTTTGTCTTCTCCGCTAACTTTGCtttctttgcttcttctttatcTCTCACATGCTCCAGATCACAAATAGATATTTTGCCTTTCAAATGCTTTAAGCCACCTAACTCCTCTATTCCACGGCCTTTCTCCTTACCCacaataaaataagataatgatCGGAGATTACTCAACCGCCCCATGCCAACAGGATATCTCATACCATAATACctatcaaaataaatatgtcTCAAGTTGATTAAACTTTGCAGTTTCTTTGGAAACTCTTCAAGATCGAGATTGCGCATTCTTAATGTCTGTAGGTTATAAAGCTTGCCAACAGATTGGGGGAGCCTTTTGATCATTGTTTCTGAAATATCTAAATACCTCAAGTGTTTCAACTTTCCAATTGAATTTGGCAACTCATCAATATCAGCCTCCTGTAATTTTAAGACACGCAAACCTTTAAATCTCGATAAGATGTTACCAAGAACTTCACCTTCGAAAAACATTGAGCGCAGTACAATTCCTTTTGGAATTCCCTGTAGTTCTGAGGTTGAAGGTTGGGCCATATGTCGAACATCATTGGAGTCCTTGctctttgattttgaaacACGTTCTGCAAGATCATGCACAAGATCGTGCATTTTGCAATGGGTAATCACATTATAGTTATCCATTGAAATATCTTGAAAAAAGGACTTCTCCAAtagaatattaaaatattgatTTCCTACGTCCTCCATCTCTAGATTACTTTGGCTAGAAGAACGGTGAAGCAATCCCTGAGCCATCCAAAGTTGTACCAGGTCATCCTTTTGAATATTGAAATCTTTGACAAACATTGAGCAATATGCAAAGCATTGTTTCAAAGTTGGTTTTAATTCATCAAAACTCAACTTCAAAATCGACATGATTCTTTCATCTCCATCTGATAAATCCCATATGGTACTTTCTTGAATAACCCGCCATCCATCAATGTTTTCAAAACGCATCATATTTCCCAAAACCTATTGGCACACGAGTTTGAATTTGTATTAAATGATAATGTTTAAAAATTAACTATAATTACTAGGTCTGTGCAAAATCCAAATCAATATTTCAAAATTGACCAATCTACTCCAATTTTATTGGTTTCAATAATATTGGAATTGGATTggttccaaaaaaaaatttaaactaattgGACCGGTTTGGTTAGCAAATCTAGAATCCaaccttttaaaaatatatgcaaatatttttcttttccagtgCTCGAACATAAACCACCTTTTACGTTCCACTTACACCAACACACCAACACAACTTTGTTGATattattttgaacaaaaaaaattatatattaacaTTCTAGATTTCTAAGTTTTtgtgttgatttttttaaggaaTGGATGTAACTTGAACTTTAAATGTCAAACTTCGTATTGTAGTGttgttttctaaaatttatttatgacTATTTAGTACATACTTAATGGTATTTTCTATTGGATTAAATTCTATATGATCATCTTTGCAATTATCATATTTTCATACAAACCGATCatccaattcaatccaatccaatgtaCATTGAATTGGATCCTGACATCCGAACACATTGGATCAGATTGTAAAATCTCAAATCcaatataaaaattgaattgaattagaTTGATAACAAATTCATTGGTTTCGAACCAATAACACTATGCAATAAGCATTTAATGACTATAtttctttataataaaaaaataaaggcatCATCAAACGTAGCAAATCTACTCTCGTAAGAGGCTTGTAAATCAAGCAATTAAGAGTATTTACTCTTGCAATCGAATGCTGCTTCCTTGGGTATCTTTAACACTTGACAAACAACTCGTCAAATCATTCCATTTGTCAGGTTCTTCGTTCCAAACATCATCGAGTACAAGCAAATATCGTTTTCCTTTCAGAtgtttttgaagatttttgaGTGCTGCTTCCTTCTCTTGAGCCTTTTCTGGTTTAAAATGTACCAAGATCTTGTTTAAAATCGACTTGACTTCGAAAGGAATAGATACGCATATCCATATTTTTATAGTGAATTGTCTGCCTATCTCATCATGATTATATATAGATTTAGCCAAAGTTGTTTTTCCCAAGCCAGCAAATCCTACAATGGGCATAACCGAGAGAGAATTCTTTGGAGTATTGCTTGAGTCGATCAAGGTTGTTACTATATCTAACACAACCTTCTCCCTTCCAACGACGTACTTTTCATCTTGAGCAAAGCTGGAGACGGTTTCCCTGTCAACTCCTGCATCATGAGAGCTTCCACCTTGGAATGTTCTTTCAACTAGATCAATACTAGCTGCCTCATTCTTCAGATTGACTAAAGATGAGttgattttcttgattttatgTGCCATTTTGTGACGGAATGCAATGGGATTGTAGTGGAGTGAAAAGAAATTGAGTACCTTTTTCTTCATCTGGTCTTGCACTTCTACCTTACGCCGGAGAActtcatattcatattcatCCAACACATCATCAGCATCATGAGCTATGTCTTCAAGGTCCTTCACCCACATTTTGACCGCCTCGGCCCGATCCCTTTTTTTCCCGGCATCTTGTAGCATGGCTTGAACCTTGGACAATGATTCACGCAGACTTGTGAGTTCTCCTTTGAATCCCCGCAGAAGATTGAATTCTTGTTGGGCAAGTGAAGCCACCTTCGTCAGTATCCCCTCAGCTCCAAAAGTAACAATTTCTGACATCTTAGTTATAATTTGTTCACGTACACAGCAAAAACAACAGGAACTGCTGTTACTCAAACGCAATGTGTCTCTCAAGGTCATGTTATGGATTTATATAGAGATGGGAGGAAAGGAACTTATATTAGACTTGCAAATCAAGCAATATTTGTTTGTATAATATTCTTTTTCAAAGCCTGGGCGTTTAAGTTTCGAATCATATTATACCAACACATCGACCAAGGGGACACCTCAAAGAGATATACCTCAGTCTTCGTTTTCTTCATTATTAAATGATGCTCCtaatcaaaagcaaaagcaaagaaacttaaaaaagcatctctttttattttttttattttattttgttattttaaatataaactatGTAAGATTGTCCTCTGTTTGTGatctcaaaaagaaaaaaaggatcttttttcttctaagtTTAAGTATTGTTCTTGGTTCGAAGTCTGGGCATTTAAATTTCGAATCATATTATACCAACACATCAAGGAAGGGGAAACCTCAAAGATACctgtctttttgttttcttcattatatttttaaatcattCCCCtaatcaaaagcaaaagcaaaagcaaaagcaaagaatAAAAGGAAcactctgttttgtttttgaaataatcaaaatcaacATTGAGCTTCCAAGCTTGGGTCTAACTATTTAGATTCTCCTCACTTTGTGGACAATGAGGGGGATTTTTTTGGTGAAGGGGTTCAATCCAACTATTCAATCATTAAAAAGTTCAAGTTcaatattttctctttcttattaGATAGTGGGTCAATTGAACCCCTCTCGCAACCCCCTCACCCACCACAACCCCTATTAGCATTTCCACGTGATCTCAGGTTCCATTGTGATGAATTTGATCGCAAGTTTGCTAGGCCTGGGCCTTTTTGTGCCTACTTTGTTCCTTCTTTGGTCTTAGGCCGAAGGTAAAATTTCATGAAGGAAACTCTCTTCAAAAATATGAATCATGTCTAAGAGGGCCTGAATGTGTATGATCTTTTTAACTGTCCAAATTCCCAACAAAACCAATCTAAATTGCAAAGGGACCTGAccctaaacaaaaaaaaaattattattgttCTTAGTTTAAGTATTTTTGCTTTACAGTTCTATAATTTTAGTGTTTTTATTGTATTTGAA comes from Prunus dulcis chromosome 6, ALMONDv2, whole genome shotgun sequence and encodes:
- the LOC117630486 gene encoding putative disease resistance protein RGA4; translated protein: MRFENIDGWRVIQESTIWDLSDGDERIMSILKLSFDELKPTLKQCFAYCSMFVKDFNIQKDDLVQLWMAQGLLHRSSSQSNLEMEDVGNQYFNILLEKSFFQDISMDNYNVITHCKMHDLVHDLAERVSKSKSKDSNDVRHMAQPSTSELQGIPKGIVLRSMFFEGEVLGNILSRFKGLRVLKLQEADIDELPNSIGKLKHLRYLDISETMIKRLPQSVGKLYNLQTLRMRNLDLEEFPKKLQSLINLRHIYFDRYYGMRYPVGMGRLSNLRSLSYFIVGKEKGRGIEELGGLKHLKGKISICDLEHVRDKEEAKKAKLAEKTNIRELEFEWGKYRSSAINNDRDVLEGLKPHSELRILKICNFSSDQFPSWMMSGNLFSSLKKLSIDNAENLIEWTEAAIFPRLEELFLRNCIQLKSAPTHFPCLQKLTIHSMGSGMPIANISTQLTTLTHLTITTTKELASLPEGMLKNNKNLSYLEIQRCPDLTCIAADVFGCCASLESLSILWCPNLRTLPDGLHTLLSLKKLIIMDCQSLECIPVTQGVASLCKFPILKCLELCILPEGLECYTSLQMLKIEKCSKITSIPITHGLPSLRKLQIWNCDELSSLPSGLQHCTSLEHLSIIYCPNLEAIPSLDSLTQLRQLQIYNCDGLKDVPPSAFAASLTRLKELSIGGFWKELDSFPAFQVIPQLEILNLYGWPKLKSLPEQVQHFTSLTYLSIQSFDGMEALPEWLRNLASLEYLYILRCKNLMYLPTLEAMKCLAKLQYIWINNCPLLEKRCNKDRGPEWPKISHIPIVDF
- the LOC117632136 gene encoding putative disease resistance protein RGA4 is translated as MSEIVTFGAEGILTKVASLAQQEFNLLRGFKGELTSLRESLSKVQAMLQDAGKKRDRAEAVKMWVKDLEDIAHDADDVLDEYEYEVLRRKVEVQDQMKKKVLNFFSLHYNPIAFRHKMAHKIKKINSSLVNLKNEAASIDLVERTFQGGSSHDAGVDRETVSSFAQDEKYVVGREKVVLDIVTTLIDSSNTPKNSLSVMPIVGFAGLGKTTLAKSIYNHDEIGRQFTIKIWICVSIPFEVKSILNKILVHFKPEKAQEKEAALKNLQKHLKGKRYLLVLDDVWNEEPDKWNDLTSCLSSVKDTQGSSIRLQE